A window of the Juglans microcarpa x Juglans regia isolate MS1-56 chromosome 5D, Jm3101_v1.0, whole genome shotgun sequence genome harbors these coding sequences:
- the LOC121264748 gene encoding protein MODIFIER OF SNC1 11: MATASEKSDPNIPVQENPKKTLDPSVSATAITLDQHEDQPNDTNIQPSSQSSVPAARSESGESQKDGDDSKSAVATAGSPSGDDCPASSIQKKIRRAERFGITLQLTEEEKRNSRAERFGTGSPLHGSETLKKSEEHKRKARAERFGHRDSSVVTDEEIKKKATSDEEAKEKATTDVEAKKKATTDEEAKKKARLARFAPVSKTDALEEEKRKARTIRFSSSPSNSLSQVNGKGDMAQNAAITGETGGGA; this comes from the exons ATGGCAACCGCATCTGAGAAATCTGACCCCAATATTCCCGTCCAAGAAAACCCTAAGAAAACCCTAGACCCTTCGGTCTCTGCCACCGCCATAACACTAGATCAGCACGAAGACCAGCCCAATGATACTAACATTCAACCTTCTTCTCAATCTTCAGTACCTGCTGCTCGTTCGGAGTCGGGCGAGTCTCAGAAGGACGGAGACGATTCGAAGAGCGCGGTCGCCACTGCCGGCTCGCCATCAGGGGATGACTGTCCAGCTTCCAGTATTCAGAAGAAAATTCGCCGAGCCGAACGGTTTGGTATAACTTTGCAGCTTACCGAGGAAGAGAAGCGTAATTCCCGAGCGGAGAG GTTTGGCACTGGATCACCATTGCATGGCTCCGAGACATTGAAGAAGTCAGAGGAGCACAAGAGAAAGGCTAGAGCTGAGAG GTTTGGGCATCGTGACTCGTCTGTGGTTACTGATgaggaaataaagaagaaagctACATCTGATGAGGAAGCAAAGGAGAAAGCTACTACTGATGTGGAAGCAAAGAAGAAGGCTACAACCGATGAGGAAGCAAAGAAGAAAGCTCGGCTTGCCAGGTTTGCACCGGTTTCTAAAACAGATGCcttggaggaagagaaaaggaaagcaaGAACGATCAG GTTTTCAAGCTCTCCATCAAATTCCTTGTCCCAAGTGAATGGTAAAGGAGATATGGCACAG AATGCTGCTATCACAGGCGAGACTGGAGGAGGGGCTTGA